A region from the Candidatus Electrothrix scaldis genome encodes:
- the fdhF gene encoding formate dehydrogenase subunit alpha, whose translation MGLEPAPAESRFNFSRGKAADDIKVLERFDKQDRTPMPDRIPEQVLQDNEEVRLGFDEAAAKREADRCLECGCMAYDECDFKQLCVDNDINLNKTGMGTAPAYSLDQSHPMLDVDLNKCVYCQRCVNACEYNALELSASVDEQGRPSNITLRFNENCVNCGNCADHCSTGTINKKDILSPILTEDTKKVRTTCPYCGAGCQMQLKVKGNTIMEATSESHLAPNYGALCVKGRFAFNFAQDKERLTTPLIRRDGKLVEASWDETYDVIADRLGKVKEEFGADSVAGFSCARATNEENFLMQKFMRTVIGTNNIDHCARLUHAPTVASLAITFGSGAMTNSIADVINDKTDLFFMIGSNPDTSHPTIGLRIHQTLDKGNAKLVVVDPRKTKLAERADLWLRIQPGTDVALLNGLMHIILRDGLWDEKFVEERTENFDQLAAVVKNYTPERVAEITGLTVAEMEQAARMYAAPGRNAFYHGMGITHYHTGTDRVKSIANMAMLCGKVGVEGGGCNPLRGQNNVQGACDMGALFNTLPGYGALTNDELLDKYEKRWGVKMPRKPGKPATEIWDNILKDEIRALYVFGEDPAIADANIGHVHKALDHLEFLIVQDLFLTDTAKEADVVLPAASFAEKDGTFTSSERRVQRVRKAINPPGQAKPDWLIFTELSERMGYAMGYTKPEDIFEEICELLPQYHGMSYGRIEEVGLQWPVPHTDHPGTPVLHTESFTRGKGLFVPEEYMAPKEPVDEEYPMLFTTGRHYARYNFSSMTGKTREIDDIAPEALAEVSPIDAERLGIKSGDMLKLTSRRGEVTIKAEITERSQPGTIFTTYNYAETPVNLLTLDALDRLSRTPEYKLCAIKVEVLR comes from the coding sequence ATGGGGCTTGAACCTGCCCCGGCAGAAAGTCGCTTTAACTTTTCACGGGGTAAAGCTGCCGATGATATCAAGGTACTGGAACGTTTTGACAAGCAGGATCGTACCCCCATGCCGGATCGCATTCCCGAACAAGTACTCCAAGATAACGAAGAAGTCCGCTTGGGTTTTGATGAGGCTGCTGCCAAACGAGAGGCAGACCGTTGCCTGGAATGCGGCTGCATGGCCTACGACGAATGTGATTTTAAGCAGCTCTGTGTTGATAATGACATCAACCTGAACAAGACCGGCATGGGTACAGCACCTGCCTATAGCCTGGATCAATCGCATCCCATGCTGGATGTGGATCTGAATAAATGCGTATATTGCCAACGTTGCGTCAATGCCTGTGAATACAATGCCCTGGAGCTGAGCGCATCCGTGGACGAGCAGGGCAGACCAAGCAACATCACCCTCCGTTTTAACGAGAACTGTGTCAATTGCGGTAATTGCGCTGACCACTGTTCCACCGGCACCATCAATAAAAAGGATATCCTGTCACCGATCCTCACCGAGGATACCAAGAAGGTGCGCACCACCTGTCCCTACTGCGGGGCTGGCTGTCAGATGCAGCTCAAGGTGAAGGGTAATACCATCATGGAGGCTACTTCTGAGTCCCATTTGGCCCCTAACTATGGGGCACTCTGCGTCAAAGGACGTTTTGCCTTTAATTTTGCTCAGGACAAGGAACGGTTAACCACTCCTCTGATTCGTCGTGACGGCAAGCTGGTTGAGGCGAGCTGGGATGAAACCTATGATGTTATTGCGGACCGCTTAGGGAAGGTCAAGGAGGAGTTCGGGGCAGATTCCGTTGCCGGATTTTCCTGCGCCAGGGCCACCAATGAAGAAAATTTTCTCATGCAGAAATTCATGCGCACGGTGATCGGGACCAATAATATCGATCACTGTGCCCGGCTCTGACACGCACCCACGGTGGCCAGTCTGGCCATCACTTTCGGTTCCGGTGCAATGACGAACTCCATTGCCGATGTTATCAATGATAAGACTGATCTCTTTTTTATGATCGGTTCCAATCCAGATACCAGTCATCCGACAATAGGTCTGCGTATTCACCAGACCCTGGATAAGGGGAATGCAAAACTGGTTGTAGTTGATCCGCGCAAGACCAAGTTGGCAGAACGGGCCGACCTCTGGTTGCGGATTCAGCCGGGCACAGACGTTGCCCTGCTCAACGGCCTGATGCATATTATCCTTCGGGACGGTCTCTGGGATGAAAAATTTGTGGAAGAGCGCACTGAAAACTTCGATCAGCTCGCTGCCGTTGTTAAAAACTATACTCCGGAGCGCGTTGCTGAGATCACCGGCCTGACTGTTGCTGAAATGGAACAGGCCGCACGGATGTATGCGGCACCAGGACGCAATGCCTTTTATCACGGTATGGGTATCACCCATTACCACACCGGTACAGATCGAGTGAAATCCATTGCCAATATGGCCATGCTCTGTGGTAAGGTCGGCGTGGAAGGCGGTGGCTGTAATCCCCTGCGCGGACAGAATAATGTCCAGGGAGCCTGTGATATGGGAGCCCTGTTCAATACCCTGCCCGGCTATGGTGCTTTGACCAATGATGAGCTCCTTGATAAATACGAAAAACGCTGGGGCGTGAAAATGCCCCGAAAACCTGGCAAGCCTGCCACAGAGATCTGGGATAATATCCTCAAGGATGAGATCCGGGCTCTGTATGTATTTGGCGAAGATCCAGCCATTGCCGATGCCAATATCGGCCATGTCCATAAGGCCCTTGATCATCTGGAATTCCTTATTGTCCAGGATCTCTTCCTCACCGATACGGCCAAGGAAGCAGATGTCGTCTTGCCTGCAGCCAGCTTTGCAGAAAAAGACGGTACCTTTACCTCCTCAGAGCGTAGGGTACAACGGGTCCGTAAGGCTATTAATCCGCCGGGTCAGGCTAAGCCGGATTGGTTAATTTTTACTGAGCTATCCGAACGCATGGGCTATGCTATGGGCTATACCAAGCCAGAGGATATCTTTGAGGAGATCTGTGAGTTGCTGCCCCAGTATCACGGGATGAGCTATGGTCGTATCGAAGAGGTTGGTCTGCAATGGCCTGTACCCCATACGGATCATCCGGGCACTCCGGTGCTTCACACGGAGTCCTTTACCCGAGGCAAGGGGCTGTTTGTGCCGGAAGAGTACATGGCACCCAAGGAGCCGGTGGATGAGGAATATCCCATGCTCTTTACCACAGGCCGCCATTATGCCCGCTATAACTTCAGCAGCATGACCGGAAAAACTCGGGAAATTGATGATATTGCCCCGGAGGCCCTGGCAGAGGTGAGCCCGATTGATGCCGAGCGGTTGGGCATCAAGTCGGGCGATATGCTGAAACTTACCTCCCGACGCGGTGAGGTCACCATCAAGGCGGAGATCACCGAGCGCAGCCAGCCCGGTACGATCTTCACTACCTATAACTATGCCGAGACCCCGGTCAACCTGCTGACTTTGGATGCTCTGGATCGGCTTTCCCGCACACCGGAGTATAAGCTTTGTGCTATTAAGGTTGAGGTTTTGAGGTGA